ACCGTGCCTGCTGCCACCAGCGCGAGAGCACCGGCCAGAACTAGAACACGTTTCATGTCTGGTTCAACGGCGGTGCGCATGATTCGCTACGTCCCATACGGCCGTCGCGCGGGCGGGCGATATCGGTTGCGCGTCGCGGGGATCGGCGTTGAGATGTGGCCGTGACCGATGACCTGTGGCGCACCGATCGACTCGACCTGACCGCGTATCTGGACCGGATCGGGGTCAGCCGGCCGCCCGAACCGTCGCGGTCGGCGCTGGAGGAGATCTACGACGCCCACCTGCGCACCTTCACCTTCGACAACATCGACGTGCTGCTCGACCAGCATCCCGGGGTCGACCTGCCCGAGGTGGCGAAGAAGTTCGTCGGCCGGGGGAGAGGCGGCTACTGCTTCGAGCACGGCACGCTGTTCGCGGCGGTGCTGGAACGGCTGGGCTACGCCGTCGAGAGGCGTCTTGCCCGGGTCGGCGTCGACCCGACCGAGGCGGGGCGTACGCATCTGGTGGCGGTCATCGACATCGACGGCGTGCGGCTGCTCGCCGATCCTGGGTTCGGGCTGAGCGTGTGGAGGCCGATCCCGCTGGTCGACGGTGCGACCGACGAGGTCGGCGGCATCACCCACGGCGTGCGCTGGACCGAGCACGGCTGGGCGCTTCAGCGCGCGAAGGGCGACGGGTGGGACCGGATGCACACCCATGACGAGGCGCTGGTGGTGCCCAGCGACGTCGCGATCGGCCATCACTTCACCAGCACCCATCCCACCGTGCACTTCCGTCACCGGATGATCGTGACCAAGCTCCTCGGTGACAGGCACGTCAGCCTCACCCACGAGGCCGTCACCGTCCGTCGTGAGGGGGAGGAGACCGAGCATCGCGAGATCGGCCTCGACGAGGTCATGGCCTACCTCGACGAGCTCGAGGTGCCGCTCACCGGTGATGAGTGCACACGCCTGCGCGCGAGGCTCGAGACGCTCAGCTGACGTCGTCGGCGACGGCCTTCATCGACATCGTCGCGTCCTCGGAGAGATCGGTGATCAGCTGCCGACGGTCGAGCACCGCCTCGTCCAGCTGAGGGCCGAGAGAGCTCAGGAGCTCGCCGGTCGTGGTGGTCGGCACGGCGTTGAGCATGTGGCGCCCGCGCCTGCCCGAACCGGGAACCACGCGAGCGAGAGCGCCGGCCATCGACCGGGTCGCTTCCGCGAACGGTGCCGTGATCGGGTCGGTGATCGTGCCGAGCCAGTCATCGGCCCGCATCGCCTCGGCATGCGACGTGCGCACCTTCAGATCCCCGAGGCGTACGTCGTCGAGGGCCCGTTCGAGCCGGCGCCGCTCTGCGAAGGCGAGGCCCACGACGACGCCGGCGCCGACGGCGGCCAAGAGCGCGAGGCTAGCGATCAGCATGGACCTTGACCTCCGCCACGACGCCCTCGTCGGCCAGGCGCTCGCGCAGCGACTCCGCAGCCTGCTCGTAGACCATCTTCGAGAGCAGCGCGGGGCGCACCCGGTGGAGCATCGTGGCCACCTTGGTCTGGGCGGAGGCCAGCTCGAGCGGGTTGAGGATGCGGATGCTCAGCAGTCTGTCCGCCGGCGGAAGCTCGCCGTAGGCGCCGCGCGGAGCCGACATGTCAGCCTGCTCGAGTCGCCACAGCAGTCCGATGGTCTCTGCGCGCAGCGTCTTGTTGGCACGTTGCAGGCGCCAGGCGACGACGGCCGCGGCCAGGGCGATCACGAGCGCCAGGACGGCGATCAGGGTGCTCAAGGCTCTCCTTGCCTCTCGGTTCCGAGGAGCCGAGGCTCGTCGGGGTCGTGCGGTCGGGGCCCATCATGAAGCATCCGAGGATCGCTGTCAGCGGCGGTGGTCACAACGGCGTACGTCGGGGTGATTCGAATTGTCGTTCGACATCGTGTATCTTGATATCAAGAGATCGGCGGCGAGTGTAGCCGCAAAGGTTAGGTGAGCCTTCGTTTTCCGGGCACGGGGTGCCGGGGCAGGATGGGGCTCACAAGGCTTTATATGTATGAACGTCACTGTGGACGCGAGCAAGGAGATGAACGCGTTGGCCAGCAAGGACAGCTTCGGTGCCAAGAGCACCCTGGACGTGGACGGTAAGTCCTACGAGATCTTCCGCCTGGATGCGGTCAAGGGTGAGGGCCTCGACGTTGCGTCGCTGCCCTTCTCGCTGAAGGTGCTGCTGGAGAACCTCCTGCGCACCGAGGACGGCGCGAACATCACCGCCGACGACATCAAGGCGCTCGCCGGGTGGGACCAGACCGCGGAG
The sequence above is drawn from the Nocardioides albertanoniae genome and encodes:
- a CDS encoding arylamine N-acetyltransferase family protein, whose product is MTDDLWRTDRLDLTAYLDRIGVSRPPEPSRSALEEIYDAHLRTFTFDNIDVLLDQHPGVDLPEVAKKFVGRGRGGYCFEHGTLFAAVLERLGYAVERRLARVGVDPTEAGRTHLVAVIDIDGVRLLADPGFGLSVWRPIPLVDGATDEVGGITHGVRWTEHGWALQRAKGDGWDRMHTHDEALVVPSDVAIGHHFTSTHPTVHFRHRMIVTKLLGDRHVSLTHEAVTVRREGEETEHREIGLDEVMAYLDELEVPLTGDECTRLRARLETLS